One Heteronotia binoei isolate CCM8104 ecotype False Entrance Well chromosome 3, APGP_CSIRO_Hbin_v1, whole genome shotgun sequence genomic window, tctctACACACTCTTCCATGACAGATTCATTCATCAGAACAAGGCCTCTGTAGGAGCCACCCCACAAAtagattaaaaaaaccctgcccatGCATGTGTATTCTCCATTGTGgtccccaccttatggaatggcctgtccAATGAGGTTATAAACACTCCCACCTGCTTGCCtgactttccacaaactatgcaaagctGATTTAGGAGGACTTGTTTCATCAAGGTTAGAGTGGGCCATGAATGACATTTTTGCAGATTTTGGGGGGGTTGTGACTAAACCACAAACTGAATCATGAACCAATAAGAAATGGGACATTAGTTTGTGAACCGAACCAGTTTGCAGCAGTTTGCAGCCCCCGTTTTCAGCTCCTCTCTGCTTTCTAGCtcagttttttgtgtgtgtggagaaagcaggcatttaaatggctcagagcattcaaacccctgctttctgttcttcacATAGCACCTTAAAATTCGTTGAGGTTTgtggcagctcttcagttcatgaactttGTCTCACAAACCATGAAGCAGCCGAAACTGGTCACAAACTTatatttgtgagctggttcatgcccattcctaataaCAGCTGGATTTTAGTGAAATGTTTCTGAAATAACCTTTGGTAAAAGGCACTGTGGTGTATTCTACTGTGTGCAATATGTACAGCTTGTTGCTGTAAGTAAATCCTACTTTGTAATTCCTGCATAGTTGTTACTGTTGCCAACTTACAGATGGCACCCAGAGATCCCCCACAACCAAGACAACCCAGACAACCGAAAtcagtttcctggagaaaatggctcctttggagggtggactgtaaggCATTATaacttgctgaggtcccttccttccccaggctccaactcccaaaatcttctggtatttcccaacccagagctggctacCCTAATTACTTAACATGTCACATTAATGCTTACACTTTGATTAAACTCTGCTTCAGATTTCTGCTTGGTTTCAAATTTCTGTGATTTAAACATTACTGCActgtttactgaatgtcccattttgctgACTGCATTGAATGcagtctgccttgagtctccatgtaaaaggcaaactaaagtaaatataaaaaaattaagaatttttCAAGTACCTTGGAAACCATTTTGCATGCTCCACCCACGGATCGTCCCCAGACTCCCAGCATCTGAGTCCACCATCACAGCAGAAACATTTGACATCATCATTGCAAcctttaaagaaagaaaatgaccAAGGAGTCAAATAACCAGACACTCTGAGAAGGCATTGATTAAATCTGAGAATCTGCCAGAGCCCAAGCCATTAAAAAAAGATTAAGTTCTCTTGCCTACGTAATAGAAGCCGGCGTCTGCAAGCTGCTGTGGCCGGACTGGAATCGTAATTGGCCAGCTGGTGAATGTGCTGACACGGGCGCTGTGTGTTTGCATTCTCAGGTTAGCAACTGAGAAACCGGGCAGGTCTCCATATAGATTTTTCACAAAAGGGCAGCTGGGAAAGTGCCTCCGATGTTCAGACATGGCGTTATCCTCTGGATCCCAGTTGCCCAACTGGCCACCGCAGGCAAAACAAGCGACCTTGTCTGCAGGGCCGACGTAGTAAAACCCAGCTTTGGCCAGATCGGAAGGTGCCAGAAACGTCAAGGGCCATGCCTGGAAAGTTCGCCGTCTGGCTTCTTCTGTCTTCATAGAGCGATTGAAAGATTTGGGTCTGAAATAGGACAAGTCTTCCACTGCCCTGGATGTTACTGGATCTTGGGGGAAACTTGTGTAGCGTCCGCTGAAATAGCCACCTTGATCCAAACTCGGTGCTTTCCTTTCAACATCCATCTTCGCCCCCATTGAAGTAACTGGAGGCgagaaggcagaatgaaatgaGGAACTGAGACTGTTTGCTGAAGCCAGGCCCTGAACAAAGCTGCAGCTTGGATACAGTTGCTTGTGTTTGTCCAAAGCGTTGTCTCCTTTCTTCCAGTTATCCAACATCAAGCCGCATCTAAAACACTTCACTTTGTCTTTCAGGCCAGTGTAATAGAAACCAGCACGGGCAAGGCTCCTTTCTGACACAGGAACGTTCAGGGGGAAAGTTGAAAAGGTAGCAATCCTGTAGAGCTCACATGATAAGTCATATCTCAGATCGctctcgctgctgctgctgctgctcttcagTTTAGACTGGAATGGGCTGCTTTCCGCTATATTCATAATGAAATATGATAGGAGGAGGGGACGAGTCTGAACCCTGGGAGGTAGTTTTGTGCAAACTTCCAGGccattgtttaaaaaaagaaagaaagaacctgaAAGTGAAAGATTACATGCAATTTCCTTCTTTGAAAAACCCAATTTGCTTTTAAAAGTACTTTTCATGCAGTCATTCATGTAAAGTAGTTCTCTTTTCACAATCCCTTGTTCCTTATACTACTGTGTTTCCCCAGTTCCTTAATGGAAATTTATTCATCAATCATACCCGAGGGGAAGGGGAAGTGGTAAGTCTCAGGAAAAAAAGACAGGCAGGAAACTACAGCTGAATCCTAAGCATGGATGCTTGGAACATaaattccactgaaatcaattaaTATGCAAGTAAGGACTGGAGTACAAGACTGACAGTAAATACcaatgggctttcaaggccataattctgtttaggagtGTACTGAGTTCCCAATACTATTAATTTAGATAAAAGGGCTGAAATATTTAAAGCCCTTTTAGTCTATCTTTTCCCTACAATACCACAAGATGAGTCACAGTAGCCATCAAAGCAAGCAATTAATACTTACATATAACAAAGATTACAACAACTTCAGAAAGTTGACCAGAAAGCTGATGGACTGCCTAAACCAAACTGTTTAAACTTATGCTTCTGTCAAAATGCTAATAATGCGGGGGCCATATTTGACCTGTGCAGGAGGCTATTCCACCATGCACAAGTCTCAGCCAATATCCATTTAAATCAGGCCTCAGATAGCAAATATTTAGggaaaagacctttctctgctgcCCAAGATGCTAGACACTCCTCACACACTGTAGACCATGGGTCCCCAATGCGGTGTCCATGGGCACCAAGGCACCTACCATCACCTTTCCTGTTGCCtgacaagtgtttttagaaagtgggtggggccaagcgGAGCTTTTGTCCGGCAAggcctctgattggctgagcagatttttaaaaacattgctttgacaGCATCTGCCACCAAAGCACAAGGATTTCCACTATGCGATTGAAAGTTaagctgcagcagtcattttgcaGCTGGTTCTGCCTCccgtggcaaccattttgtgctgTTCCCACCACactgtctcagaattccaaatgtgcccaatGGCTTAAAAAGGTGCAGACTCCTGCTGCAAAGAACCCTGGGCAGCATTCTGCCTTAAGCTAGAGGAAGCTCCTCCAGCCTCAGGAGCTCTTCCACAGGAGCAAGAGCCACTTacgttggaggaaggcttcagattCGCCTGAAGAGATAAGATACAGGCCAGTGAgacagatggaccagtggtccaatgtggtacaaggcagcttcatgtttaaGATTAACTTAAAGCATATGTTTTCACATTTCTCCCTAAGGCATGGCAAAAGTGTGTCAAAATTTTGTTCTTTTTAGTAATCCCCAACAAGAAGACTATTGTTGCCTGTCTGAGGTTTCCCCACCATCGTGGGGGTCTGAGGTTTCCCCACCATAAAGCTCTGACACCACTGATGCAAAAACAGTCTCTACAGACTTACTCTTGGGTACCAGCGGGATCCACAGACTTCGATAATTCTCTTTCTATACACTGCCAGTGAAGTCCTACTTAAGCAGTACCGTTTTAACCAGGCTGCTTTAATATTATTGGGCTATCACAGCATTTAACATAACTATGCAGCTTTGAACAGTGAAACTTCCATCTTATATAtccataaattaaaataaaatggcaAGTCATGTTTATTTAGTAGCAGTTTTCTTGAAtaccaattgggggggggggttatgcacAAAACTACCTCCCAGGCTTCAGACTCCCTTTCAAGGGGCTTAGGCAGCCATACTGCAATGTGGGCTTCACcagaagaaaatgaaaatatCGGGTGTGACACAcacaatccttttttttttcaggttatCAAGACCTGTGTGAAAAGAGAAAGATGGGTCAGCTTCCTACAAGACAAAAGAAAAAGTACATTGTGTACACACAACTGTTTCTCAAAATGTGAGAGTATGCCCAATTTAGAGGACTGTaaagtttaaagtttaaactTTGTTTCACACTGCTCTGTTCGCAGCATAAACAAAAAATATATCTATGCATCTTGTTATGAGGGACTCAATAAGGAACTACATAGATGTACATCACAATTAGCATATTTATTTGGAAGCTAGACCCATGTTTTAAGTGGGACTTAAAACatgtcaacagtaaaaacatcaaTAAATCAACATTAATGTCACTGAAATGTGTATGAGCAGGCCCAGTTTGCAAAGCTTTGTATAGCTATGCCTCCCTTATTAAACAGAAGACATAAATCAGTAGCTAGAAGGCAGAAATGTCAAGTCAGTCccatatttgggggtggagccaggagactttgggagttgagccaggagacaggaattatgtcatttcctgtggtgtcacgggccaagtgatgtcacttctggggcacacaaccaaaactccaccttttcctgtgatgtcactttcagaatgtccaccagtggggccagggcactagaagtcctccctcccactgttgcttcccccctctcccagcaccaagaatacagacagagcatcacttgcagggaaagaaagaaggggggggggggacaaaggaaaaaaagccttcctcatcaTCAggtgacctcagccagcaacaattctgcccagggatcgtttagtaaaaaaaaaaaaaaacctactagaatgccccctccccgcccctcccagctgaaaaaaacacacacacccttctttgccgcccagacctcccggggaaatctccccaaaagaacatactgcaaggcacaggaaagctcataccttgaagaacacttcatgggtctaaaatgCCAGTGGAGGCCAGCTTTTCTTTCAAacacttggaggggggggagaaggaaggagaggcagcccagctcctctctgcacatcacagagacgggggaaggaaggaagccaaacagagctcagactgtgcagcctgtgtcagtcttcaaggctaggttttctctgcacaacagaaagatgagggaaggaaggaagccagccaaatggagctcaggctttgtagcctgtgtcaatcttcaaggctagcttttctctgcacaacagagagttgggggaaggaaggaagcagagctttgctgggggtggggctatctttgctgggggcggggctagctttggcttttcttgtgacccagtagtgaggcttccgtggcccggtaccaagTCACAACcatgcaaatgggaaacactgcactAGAGGGAACAAAACACGTGTGAAACAGGGAGGTGGGGAACCCTAAAGTAGTGGGAACCCAGAAGCAAAGAAAATAAgaatgcagactcttatctggggtttgattccccactcctccacttgcagctgctgtgagagccctctcagtcccacaccccccacagggtgtctgttgtgggggcagaagatataggtgattttaagccgctctgagtctctgattcagagagaagggcggggtataaatctgcagtcttcttcttcttaactgttATGGGAGAACCTAGAATAAGCACGATCCCCCTTTCTGAGAACAATATCTGAGGTGGGAGGGTGAAATTCACACTAGTCTTTTGGCTAACAGCACACTGTGTTTATTAAGAATGGTCATCCTGATCCCAATACAACCTTCCCAATACACAGGCTTGCAAAAAACCAGAGGAATCATTCCAAATGCTGTAGTAATTAAAAGTACAGGGAATCATACAAAAATGAGGCACAAAGTCTATGGACCCATGACACATAAACTGGGGCACAGATAAGCCCTCGACAGTTTATACACAGCAATAAATACTAGCATTACAACAGAGATCTCAAGTATATCTAGAGTCTCAAAATGACAATGCAGTTACATTCAACAGAGCAACTATAAAACATTCACAAATCTTCTCATATCTTTACTACCGTATCAAAGTGCACAAGTTACTTTTATTGTCAATGGCCCAGCTAATCCACTCAATAGCAGAAATGCCATTCAAAGCATGGACACACACAAATTCAACCAGTTAAGAGATAGTGGTACAATTCTCCACACAAATAAACCAACCTAAAAAACACAAAGGGGGACTGCATGTGTGAAAAGTACCCTGAAGTCCACATCCTCATACCGGTACATCAAACATGCTACAAGATTAATTGCCGATGTGGAAGTGTCATAGT contains:
- the BIRC2 gene encoding baculoviral IAP repeat-containing protein 2, with translation MNDCMKSTFKSKLGFSKKEIACNLSLSGSFFLFLNNGLEVCTKLPPRVQTRPLLLSYFIMNIAESSPFQSKLKSSSSSSESDLRYDLSCELYRIATFSTFPLNVPVSERSLARAGFYYTGLKDKVKCFRCGLMLDNWKKGDNALDKHKQLYPSCSFVQGLASANSLSSSFHSAFSPPVTSMGAKMDVERKAPSLDQGGYFSGRYTSFPQDPVTSRAVEDLSYFRPKSFNRSMKTEEARRRTFQAWPLTFLAPSDLAKAGFYYVGPADKVACFACGGQLGNWDPEDNAMSEHRRHFPSCPFVKNLYGDLPGFSVANLRMQTHSARVSTFTSWPITIPVRPQQLADAGFYYVGCNDDVKCFCCDGGLRCWESGDDPWVEHAKWFPRCEYLLHVKGQEFVHQVQERYPRLLEQLLSTSDIPVFENTDPPVIHFEPGEKLSEDAVMMKNPVVEAALEMGFNRRLIKQTIQSKILTTGENYKSVYDLVSDLIATEDESREEEKEVQLEEVTSDDLSLIRKYRMALFQRLTCMLPILEKLLTSKVISEFENDVIKQKTQTPLQARELIDTILVKGNAAASIFRNCLQECDPLLYKDLFVEKNVTYIPTEDASGLPMEEQLRRLQEERTCKVCMDKEVSIVFIPCGHLVVCKECAPSLRKCPICRGTIKGTVRTFLS